A stretch of Lysinibacillus agricola DNA encodes these proteins:
- a CDS encoding DRTGG domain-containing protein, with product MSTKHEKILQYIESLPVGDKISVRQIAKEMQVSEGTAYRAIKEAENRRLVSSIERVGTIRIEKKKKENIERLTFAEIVNIIDGQVLGGKTGLHKTLTKFVIGAMQLEDMMRYTDAGSLLIVGNRIKAHENALRAGAAVLITGGFDTTEENKLLADSLDLPIISTSYDTFTVATMINRAIYDQLIKKDILFIEDIFVPMTDTSVLRNDETIQHFHKLNERTTHGAFPVVTANNKLIGMITVKDVIGREENELIEKVMTKNPIAGSMKMSVASAGHRMIWEGIDLLPIVDDDNVLQGVISRQDVLKALQLAQRQPQHGETIDDLVKNEMKVLGDEELIVEFKVTPQMTNQYGAISYGAFTTLLAEVGSFALKRRKRGDAVAENMTIYFIKPVQMESTLTVRPRILDMSRKFVKMDFEVFNQQMLVGKAMMMFQLLER from the coding sequence TTGTCTACAAAACATGAGAAGATTTTACAATACATCGAATCACTACCCGTGGGCGATAAAATTTCAGTACGTCAAATTGCAAAGGAAATGCAGGTGAGTGAGGGAACGGCTTACCGTGCCATTAAGGAAGCGGAAAATCGTCGTTTAGTAAGCTCTATTGAACGTGTTGGAACAATTCGTATTGAGAAGAAAAAGAAAGAGAATATTGAGCGATTAACCTTCGCTGAAATCGTTAATATAATAGACGGCCAAGTTTTAGGTGGAAAAACAGGTCTACATAAAACGTTAACGAAATTTGTTATTGGTGCCATGCAATTAGAAGATATGATGCGTTATACAGATGCAGGAAGCTTGCTCATCGTTGGTAACCGTATTAAAGCACATGAAAATGCACTGCGAGCGGGTGCAGCTGTTTTAATTACAGGGGGCTTTGATACAACTGAGGAAAACAAGTTACTTGCAGATTCCTTGGACTTACCGATCATTTCAACAAGCTATGATACCTTTACTGTGGCAACAATGATTAACCGTGCAATTTATGACCAATTAATCAAAAAGGATATTTTATTTATTGAAGATATTTTTGTGCCGATGACTGATACTTCTGTTCTTCGAAATGATGAAACAATTCAACATTTCCACAAGCTAAATGAACGAACAACTCATGGTGCATTCCCTGTTGTTACAGCAAACAATAAGCTTATTGGGATGATTACAGTAAAAGACGTTATCGGTCGAGAAGAAAACGAGCTTATTGAAAAGGTTATGACAAAAAATCCGATTGCTGGATCGATGAAAATGAGTGTTGCTTCGGCAGGACATCGTATGATTTGGGAAGGGATTGACCTGTTACCAATTGTTGATGATGACAATGTTTTACAAGGTGTAATTAGTCGACAAGATGTACTAAAGGCGCTTCAGCTTGCACAAAGACAGCCGCAGCATGGTGAAACAATTGATGATTTAGTGAAAAATGAGATGAAGGTGCTTGGCGATGAAGAATTAATCGTAGAGTTTAAAGTAACACCTCAAATGACAAACCAATATGGGGCAATTTCTTACGGAGCATTTACAACTTTGTTAGCAGAAGTAGGGTCATTTGCGTTAAAGCGCCGGAAACGTGGGGATGCAGTTGCTGAAAACATGACGATTTATTTCATCAAGCCTGTGCAAATGGAAAGTACTCTTACGGTAAGGCCTCGAATATTAGACATGAGTCGTAAGTTTGTGAAAATGGACTTCGAAGTGTTTAATCAACAAATGCTTGTCGGAAAGGCAATGATGATGTTCCAACTACTAGAACGTTAA
- a CDS encoding AbgT family transporter: MQHEKTQKKSFVNKMLDIIERTGNKLPDPITLFVIMALLVLVFSWVLDAMGVSAVKPGTNETIEVVNLLSREGLILIVTQMQSNFTGFPPLGLVIVSMIGIGLAEQTGLISAIMKKTVMSAPQKLIVPVIILTGLVGNLAADAAFIILPPVAALIFMSVGRNPLAGLIVTYAAVAGGFSANLLISSLDVLLLGITESAAHIVDPDYTGRATMNYYFLIASTFLLIFIGTWVTKKFTEPRFGDYKGEISVLEPLTPLEMRGLRWAAIVAIIYSAIIAYTVIPSNGLLRDPETGGFLNSPFMTGIVPIMLFFFLLPALAYGIAAKEVKSDKDVAEKIFKSIADMSSFIVLAFVASQMIAYFNWSNIGSIVAIKGAEFLQALNFTGLPMIIGFVIICAFVNLLIASASAKWALLAPIFVPMFMYLDYSPAVTQVAYRVGDSITNPITPMLAYFAILLAFARRYDKNIGIGTLISALFPYTIFFAIGWIILFAIWFLLGLPLGPGDYIYLH; the protein is encoded by the coding sequence ATGCAACATGAAAAAACTCAAAAAAAATCGTTTGTCAATAAGATGCTCGACATAATTGAACGTACTGGTAATAAACTGCCAGATCCGATTACATTATTTGTTATTATGGCATTATTAGTACTCGTCTTTTCTTGGGTATTAGATGCAATGGGTGTTTCGGCTGTAAAACCAGGAACGAATGAAACGATAGAGGTCGTTAATTTATTGAGTCGAGAGGGCTTAATTTTAATCGTTACACAAATGCAAAGTAATTTCACAGGATTTCCGCCACTTGGCTTAGTTATTGTATCAATGATTGGAATTGGTTTGGCGGAACAGACAGGTCTGATTTCTGCGATTATGAAAAAGACTGTTATGAGCGCACCACAAAAATTGATTGTACCAGTGATTATTTTAACAGGTTTAGTGGGCAATTTGGCTGCAGATGCGGCTTTCATTATTTTACCTCCAGTGGCAGCACTTATTTTTATGAGTGTAGGACGTAACCCTCTAGCAGGTTTAATTGTGACGTATGCGGCTGTTGCTGGTGGCTTTAGTGCAAACTTATTAATTAGTTCACTCGATGTATTATTATTAGGTATTACAGAATCAGCTGCTCATATTGTAGATCCAGATTATACAGGTCGCGCTACAATGAACTATTATTTCTTAATTGCTTCAACATTTCTTTTAATATTTATCGGTACATGGGTGACAAAAAAGTTTACAGAACCCCGCTTTGGCGATTATAAAGGAGAAATTAGCGTACTCGAACCATTGACACCGCTAGAGATGCGTGGTTTAAGGTGGGCAGCGATTGTTGCTATTATATATTCTGCGATTATTGCATATACAGTTATACCATCAAACGGTCTACTACGAGATCCTGAAACAGGGGGCTTTTTAAATTCACCATTTATGACAGGTATTGTACCAATTATGCTGTTCTTTTTCCTATTACCAGCGTTGGCATATGGTATTGCAGCAAAAGAGGTGAAGAGTGACAAGGACGTAGCAGAAAAAATATTTAAATCAATTGCAGATATGTCATCGTTTATCGTACTTGCATTTGTTGCTTCACAAATGATTGCGTACTTCAACTGGAGTAATATTGGCTCAATTGTTGCGATTAAAGGAGCAGAATTTTTACAGGCATTAAATTTCACAGGTTTACCAATGATTATCGGGTTTGTTATCATTTGTGCATTCGTTAATTTACTGATTGCGAGTGCCTCTGCAAAATGGGCATTATTAGCACCGATTTTTGTACCGATGTTTATGTATCTTGATTATTCACCAGCAGTTACACAAGTAGCGTATCGGGTAGGAGATTCGATTACAAATCCTATTACACCGATGCTTGCATATTTTGCTATTTTATTAGCATTTGCAAGACGTTACGATAAAAATATCGGTATCGGAACACTAATTTCAGCGTTATTCCCATATACTATATTCTTCGCGATTGGTTGGATTATATTATTCGCCATTTGGTTCTTATTGGGATTACCACTTGGACCAGGAGATTACATTTATCTTCATTAA
- a CDS encoding YtpI family protein, whose protein sequence is MLNLIFVFAIIISFVFYFYFKTKQFRSPLPIAKNWYKSKANVSFGAFILVFGFNQAYLFPGLYTFIIVAILVVLGIFVVIENIKKVRHYGQFVDEEYRINQ, encoded by the coding sequence ATGCTCAATTTAATATTTGTTTTTGCAATAATCATATCATTTGTTTTCTATTTTTATTTTAAAACAAAACAGTTTCGTTCACCATTACCCATTGCTAAAAATTGGTACAAAAGTAAAGCCAATGTAAGTTTTGGCGCATTTATTCTTGTATTTGGTTTCAATCAAGCGTATTTATTCCCTGGGTTATATACATTTATTATTGTAGCAATTCTTGTCGTTTTAGGCATCTTTGTTGTTATCGAAAATATTAAAAAGGTTCGTCACTACGGTCAATTTGTTGACGAAGAGTACCGAATTAACCAATGA
- a CDS encoding metal-dependent hydrolase, whose product MEISYHGHSVVKIQSNGKTILIDPFINGNGQTDLKVADEAPDIILLTHGHNDHVGDTVELAKKKDALVIAPNELANWISWQGVKAHPMHIGGAKEFDFGKVKFTQAFHGSSYVTENNEIIYMGMPAGILLFIEGLTIYHAGDTALFSDMKLIGERHPIDIAFLPIGDNFTMGPEDAACAVSFLKPKIVVPVHYNTFPPIEQNPQNFADLVQNSEVQILKAGEKVNCS is encoded by the coding sequence ATGGAAATTAGTTATCATGGTCATTCAGTTGTCAAAATTCAATCAAATGGAAAAACAATATTGATTGATCCATTCATTAATGGGAATGGGCAAACAGATTTGAAGGTTGCTGATGAAGCACCAGATATTATTTTACTTACACATGGACATAATGATCATGTTGGGGATACAGTGGAGCTTGCAAAGAAAAAAGATGCGCTTGTCATTGCACCAAATGAGCTAGCTAATTGGATTTCTTGGCAAGGAGTGAAAGCGCATCCAATGCATATAGGCGGGGCCAAGGAATTTGATTTTGGTAAAGTGAAATTTACTCAAGCCTTCCACGGTTCGTCATATGTAACTGAAAATAATGAAATCATTTATATGGGAATGCCGGCTGGAATTTTATTATTTATCGAAGGATTAACAATCTATCATGCAGGAGATACAGCTTTGTTTAGTGATATGAAATTAATTGGAGAACGCCATCCTATTGATATTGCGTTTTTACCAATTGGTGACAATTTCACAATGGGCCCAGAAGACGCTGCTTGTGCAGTCTCATTTTTGAAGCCGAAAATTGTCGTACCAGTACATTACAATACATTCCCTCCAATCGAGCAGAATCCACAAAATTTTGCAGATTTAGTGCAAAATTCAGAGGTTCAAATTTTAAAAGCGGGTGAAAAAGTAAACTGTTCCTAA
- a CDS encoding M20 metallopeptidase family protein translates to MTTQHVQLSTLLEQFEEEMITLRRHFHENPELSFEEVETPKTIAAFHRALGHEVREGVGGNGVVAKLIGGKPGKTVALRADFDALAITEETGLPFQSKIKGRMHACGHDGHTATLLVLAKALNKMQADLAGTIVFIHQHAEEIAPGGAKSMIEDGCLEGVDVIFGTHLWAPAELGKVQIASGPLMAAADSIDITIKGKGGHGSTPNETKDSIVLAAQFITNLQQLVARRVNPLRPAVVSIGHIEALNPFNVIADKVYMKGTVRTFHNEERDLLEQEIEEVLIATCYLTKAEYEYEYRRGYPPVVNHPAETEHVIEAAKKVSIVEAVEIVDPTMGGEDFAYYLEEKPGAFFFVGAQNPSWTEVYPHHHPKFDIDERSLRIAANVLGQATLDYLEK, encoded by the coding sequence ATGACTACACAACATGTACAACTTTCAACATTACTTGAACAATTTGAGGAGGAAATGATTACACTGCGTCGTCATTTTCATGAAAATCCAGAGCTTTCTTTTGAAGAGGTAGAAACCCCTAAAACAATTGCTGCGTTTCATCGTGCATTAGGACATGAGGTGCGAGAAGGCGTAGGGGGTAATGGAGTTGTCGCAAAGCTTATTGGGGGTAAACCAGGTAAAACAGTGGCACTTCGAGCAGATTTCGATGCATTAGCAATTACGGAAGAGACAGGGCTACCATTCCAATCTAAAATCAAGGGTCGAATGCACGCTTGTGGGCATGATGGTCATACAGCAACACTACTTGTATTAGCGAAGGCATTAAACAAAATGCAAGCAGATTTAGCAGGAACGATTGTTTTCATCCATCAACACGCAGAAGAAATAGCGCCGGGTGGAGCAAAGTCTATGATTGAGGATGGCTGTCTAGAAGGTGTCGATGTTATTTTCGGAACGCATTTATGGGCTCCTGCAGAACTTGGTAAAGTGCAAATTGCATCTGGACCATTGATGGCTGCGGCAGATTCTATTGATATTACAATCAAAGGGAAGGGTGGGCATGGCTCTACACCAAATGAAACGAAAGATTCGATTGTACTAGCTGCACAATTTATTACGAATTTACAACAGCTTGTAGCACGCCGAGTAAATCCACTACGCCCAGCTGTAGTGTCAATTGGACATATTGAAGCACTCAACCCATTTAATGTTATAGCAGATAAAGTGTATATGAAAGGAACGGTTCGTACATTCCATAACGAAGAGCGTGATCTCCTTGAACAAGAAATTGAAGAAGTACTAATAGCTACTTGCTATTTAACAAAGGCTGAGTATGAATATGAATACCGTAGAGGCTATCCACCTGTTGTGAATCATCCAGCAGAAACTGAGCATGTTATCGAGGCAGCCAAAAAGGTATCTATTGTCGAAGCTGTTGAAATTGTCGATCCTACGATGGGTGGAGAAGATTTTGCTTACTATTTAGAAGAAAAACCAGGTGCATTCTTCTTTGTAGGTGCACAAAACCCTTCTTGGACGGAAGTATATCCTCATCACCATCCCAAATTTGATATTGACGAACGCTCGCTTCGCATTGCTGCAAATGTTTTAGGACAGGCAACTCTTGATTATTTGGAAAAATAA
- the dnaE gene encoding DNA polymerase III subunit alpha, which produces MTHVYTKMHTSADLLKSTIRLEQLVPFLQEQNTQACAIVNSKLYGLLPFCKALQQANIHAVLGLSINVQWQERKVPLVLYAQTQEGYQHLLKISSAVSIREDDVLPWKWLEGYATGCMALLSSDDLVEMEDWTEVASALNKVFGKHLFMGIARPAGMIAEKEESYVTWCETENITMVASQSCYFLRPEDHFAFEVARAIDTGEKLTGTMLSAHVQGYFAPTAEEWRSWFADHPEWLDASAAMLASCTAEIPEMHVQMPKFPVPTNETAESLLVKEAFTGLAERFKQTEIPQVYRERLQYELEIICSMGFADYFLIVADFMHFAKENRILTGPGRGSSASSLVAYSLSITQVDPLVYGLLFERFLNPERVTLPDIDIDFVDSKRQKVIHYVAQKYGKSNVAQIITFGTLSAKAVARDVARVFGFEAETLEKISKMIPNKPGITLQRAVAESQGLQGWLAEDEQHRRWLEVALKLEGLPRNSSTHAAGIVLAPSPLVNTIPIEEGHDEIYCTQWPMGDVEACGLVKMDFLGLRNLTILEQVRWSIYKAGGPWIEFELIPMQDEKTFQLLQMGDTLGIFQLESEGMKQALRDIHPTHFLDIVAVNALYRPGPMDFIPAYARRKAGKEPVIMPHPALEPILRETFGVIVYQEQIMQIASVMAGFTMGQADLLRRAVSKKNRQVLEEQRATFVNGAMKQGFDIPVAEDVYALIVRFADYGFPKSHAVAYSVISYQMAYLKAHFPLSFYAALLSNATGNVEKIQQLLSEAKEKGIPFYPPSLKHSTKFFTVEKDGVRYSLSGIKGVPYTFIETVNALRQTNAEAFNNLFDLAVAVSAQHFKPKVMESLIFAGALDYLDKDRAILIATLEAALKHAELLRPTDDIDIESATAFSFGKPKYMEAEAMSQKEKLLHEKESLGFYISAHPVTEERAFWNEVNSTCRELKHAREGTYVKIIGMIEEVKKIRTKKGEQMAFVQLQDEFGTVSVTLFPQVFHLVQELLLEDELLYIEGTLERRFGKPQVKVKHAQTTKKI; this is translated from the coding sequence TTGACACATGTATACACGAAAATGCATACGAGCGCGGATTTATTAAAAAGCACGATTCGGCTTGAACAATTGGTCCCTTTTTTACAAGAGCAAAATACTCAGGCCTGTGCAATAGTCAATTCGAAATTGTACGGGCTTTTGCCTTTTTGTAAAGCATTACAGCAAGCAAATATTCATGCTGTATTAGGGCTTTCGATAAACGTACAGTGGCAGGAAAGAAAGGTTCCACTTGTGTTGTATGCTCAGACACAAGAAGGCTATCAGCACCTTTTAAAGATTAGTAGTGCCGTTTCGATTAGGGAGGATGACGTACTTCCGTGGAAATGGCTGGAAGGGTATGCAACAGGCTGTATGGCATTACTTTCTTCTGATGATTTAGTAGAAATGGAGGATTGGACTGAAGTAGCGAGTGCTCTCAACAAGGTATTTGGTAAGCATTTATTTATGGGTATAGCAAGACCAGCAGGAATGATAGCCGAAAAAGAAGAATCGTATGTAACATGGTGTGAAACTGAGAACATAACGATGGTTGCCTCACAGAGCTGTTATTTTTTACGTCCAGAAGATCATTTTGCCTTTGAAGTTGCAAGAGCAATTGATACAGGTGAAAAGCTCACTGGTACAATGTTATCAGCGCATGTGCAAGGTTATTTCGCTCCAACAGCGGAAGAATGGCGAAGCTGGTTTGCGGATCACCCGGAATGGCTTGATGCTAGTGCTGCGATGTTAGCTAGCTGTACAGCGGAAATCCCTGAAATGCACGTGCAAATGCCTAAATTTCCTGTGCCAACAAATGAAACAGCCGAAAGCTTGCTTGTCAAAGAGGCATTTACAGGATTAGCAGAGCGTTTCAAGCAAACTGAAATCCCTCAAGTTTATCGGGAGCGACTTCAGTATGAGCTGGAAATTATTTGTTCAATGGGCTTTGCAGATTATTTTTTAATTGTTGCAGATTTTATGCATTTTGCTAAAGAGAACCGTATTTTAACTGGCCCTGGTCGTGGTTCATCAGCAAGTTCTCTTGTAGCCTATAGTCTATCTATTACACAAGTAGATCCACTAGTTTACGGCTTATTATTTGAACGATTTTTAAATCCTGAACGTGTCACACTACCAGATATAGATATTGATTTTGTCGACAGTAAAAGACAAAAAGTGATCCACTATGTCGCTCAAAAATATGGAAAATCAAATGTAGCGCAAATTATTACATTTGGCACATTATCTGCTAAGGCAGTTGCTAGAGATGTTGCCCGTGTCTTTGGTTTTGAAGCTGAAACATTGGAAAAAATTTCAAAAATGATTCCGAATAAACCTGGGATAACACTGCAAAGAGCTGTGGCCGAATCACAAGGCTTACAAGGCTGGCTAGCAGAGGATGAGCAGCATCGTCGCTGGTTAGAGGTGGCGTTAAAACTAGAAGGATTGCCAAGAAATTCTTCTACTCATGCGGCTGGGATTGTGCTAGCACCATCACCACTAGTTAATACGATACCGATTGAAGAGGGACATGATGAAATATATTGTACGCAATGGCCAATGGGAGATGTAGAAGCTTGTGGGCTTGTTAAAATGGATTTTTTAGGTTTGCGCAATCTGACAATATTAGAGCAGGTGCGTTGGTCAATTTATAAAGCAGGTGGCCCTTGGATAGAGTTTGAGCTTATACCAATGCAAGATGAAAAGACATTTCAGCTTCTTCAAATGGGAGATACATTAGGTATTTTTCAATTAGAATCTGAAGGTATGAAACAAGCTTTACGTGATATTCATCCAACCCATTTTTTAGATATAGTAGCAGTCAATGCGTTGTATCGTCCGGGCCCAATGGATTTTATTCCTGCCTATGCAAGACGGAAAGCAGGGAAGGAACCGGTTATTATGCCACACCCAGCGTTAGAGCCCATTTTACGGGAAACATTTGGTGTTATAGTTTATCAAGAGCAGATCATGCAAATTGCCTCGGTGATGGCTGGTTTTACGATGGGACAAGCGGATTTATTGCGTCGAGCAGTAAGTAAGAAAAATCGTCAAGTATTAGAGGAGCAGCGTGCCACATTTGTCAATGGAGCAATGAAGCAAGGCTTTGATATTCCTGTGGCGGAAGACGTGTATGCATTAATTGTGCGCTTTGCAGACTATGGTTTCCCTAAAAGTCATGCTGTGGCATATAGTGTTATTTCTTATCAAATGGCCTATTTAAAGGCACATTTCCCACTAAGTTTTTATGCTGCGTTATTATCAAATGCAACTGGAAATGTGGAAAAAATTCAACAGCTTCTGAGTGAGGCAAAAGAGAAGGGGATACCGTTTTACCCACCCTCATTAAAACATAGTACGAAATTTTTCACTGTTGAAAAGGACGGAGTTCGCTATAGCTTATCTGGAATAAAGGGTGTACCCTATACATTTATAGAAACAGTTAATGCCTTACGCCAAACGAATGCAGAAGCATTTAATAATTTATTTGACTTGGCAGTTGCTGTAAGCGCACAGCATTTTAAACCGAAAGTTATGGAGTCTTTAATTTTCGCTGGGGCTCTCGATTATTTGGACAAAGATCGTGCTATACTGATAGCGACATTAGAGGCAGCCTTGAAGCATGCTGAGTTACTACGACCAACTGACGATATTGATATCGAATCGGCTACTGCCTTTAGTTTTGGTAAGCCAAAGTATATGGAAGCGGAAGCGATGTCGCAAAAGGAAAAATTATTACATGAGAAGGAAAGTCTCGGTTTCTATATTTCGGCCCATCCAGTCACAGAGGAAAGAGCTTTTTGGAATGAAGTAAATAGTACGTGTCGAGAGTTAAAGCATGCACGTGAGGGAACGTATGTGAAAATAATTGGCATGATAGAAGAAGTGAAAAAAATACGCACAAAAAAAGGGGAGCAAATGGCTTTTGTTCAGCTTCAGGATGAATTTGGAACGGTATCTGTAACCTTATTCCCGCAGGTTTTTCATCTTGTTCAAGAGCTATTACTTGAAGATGAATTGCTTTATATTGAGGGGACGCTAGAAAGACGTTTTGGTAAGCCTCAGGTAAAAGTAAAACATGCACAAACGACAAAAAAAATATGA
- a CDS encoding FadR/GntR family transcriptional regulator: protein MDTKTEQKKVFLEIVQQLRQLIKMEKIQAGEKLPSERVLSERLGVGRSSVREALRSLELLGLIETRHGGGTFLASTHKHQLVEILSMFILEDEKSKKDVELTRQIHEMEAIRVISCTETLRTLPVWDSFFVKLEIEGTINCRDVLREILITSGNRLSLKIWFQLAAYDGDRLNRNSTEDEKLIIQTMLKSMQLGYEKEAFKAYEQWMKTVQSI, encoded by the coding sequence ATGGATACAAAAACCGAACAAAAGAAAGTGTTTTTAGAAATCGTCCAACAATTACGTCAACTTATTAAAATGGAAAAAATACAAGCTGGCGAAAAGCTACCTTCCGAACGAGTCCTTTCAGAGCGTCTAGGTGTCGGGCGATCCTCTGTGAGAGAGGCATTGCGAAGCTTAGAATTGTTAGGTCTTATTGAAACGAGACATGGTGGAGGTACGTTTCTAGCTTCCACACATAAGCATCAGCTCGTAGAAATACTGTCGATGTTTATATTAGAAGATGAAAAATCGAAAAAGGATGTCGAATTAACGCGACAAATTCATGAAATGGAAGCCATTCGCGTAATAAGTTGTACAGAGACTCTGCGAACACTACCTGTGTGGGACAGTTTTTTTGTAAAGCTAGAGATAGAAGGTACGATTAATTGTCGGGATGTTTTACGAGAAATATTAATCACGTCAGGAAATCGTCTTTCATTGAAAATCTGGTTTCAGTTAGCAGCTTATGATGGTGACCGTTTAAATCGAAACTCAACTGAAGATGAAAAATTAATCATTCAAACTATGTTGAAATCGATGCAGCTTGGCTATGAAAAAGAAGCATTTAAAGCTTACGAGCAGTGGATGAAGACTGTACAAAGCATTTAG
- a CDS encoding M24 family metallopeptidase, which translates to MSKVEEIQNYLQQNQIDAAFVTTPDNVFYVSGFKSNPHERLLGVVIFKEAEPFLICPQMEIPDAKDAGWPYEVIGHQDTENSMEVLAQAIKARNVNPQTFAIEKAHLIVERLEALQQSFPQANFVRLDEKINAMRVIKDENELEKLRKAAELADYAIEIGCKEIAEGKTEMEILTAIENAIQDKGCKMSFETMVLSGPKTASPHGTPGARKIEKGDMVLFDLGVIYDGYCSDITRTVAYGEPSEAQKEIYNTVLSANTNAIAAVKPGVRAMDLDKIARDTISEAGYGEYFTHRLGHGLGISVHEFPSVTGANEMTMEEGMVFTIEPGIYKSDVTGVRIEDDVVVTKDGVEVLTKFPKDLIVL; encoded by the coding sequence ATGTCAAAGGTTGAAGAAATTCAAAACTATTTACAACAAAACCAAATTGATGCCGCTTTCGTAACAACACCAGACAATGTTTTTTATGTTTCAGGCTTTAAAAGTAATCCACATGAGAGATTACTAGGTGTGGTAATTTTTAAAGAGGCGGAACCTTTTTTAATTTGCCCACAAATGGAAATCCCAGATGCGAAGGATGCAGGTTGGCCTTATGAAGTCATTGGTCACCAAGATACTGAAAATTCAATGGAAGTTCTTGCACAAGCAATAAAGGCTCGTAATGTTAACCCACAAACTTTTGCCATTGAAAAAGCTCACCTCATTGTAGAGCGTTTAGAAGCTCTACAACAATCGTTCCCGCAGGCAAACTTTGTCCGTCTAGACGAAAAAATCAATGCTATGCGAGTAATTAAAGATGAAAATGAATTAGAAAAATTACGTAAAGCTGCTGAACTAGCTGATTATGCTATTGAAATTGGCTGTAAAGAAATCGCTGAAGGCAAAACAGAAATGGAAATCTTAACAGCGATAGAAAATGCTATTCAAGATAAAGGCTGCAAAATGTCCTTTGAGACAATGGTATTAAGTGGTCCAAAAACAGCCTCTCCACACGGTACACCAGGTGCTCGCAAAATCGAAAAAGGCGATATGGTATTATTCGATCTTGGCGTAATTTACGACGGTTATTGCTCTGACATTACGCGTACGGTTGCCTATGGTGAACCTAGTGAGGCACAAAAGGAAATCTACAACACGGTACTATCTGCTAACACAAATGCAATTGCAGCAGTAAAACCAGGTGTTCGTGCAATGGATTTAGATAAAATTGCTCGTGATACTATTTCTGAAGCAGGCTATGGTGAATATTTCACACATCGACTCGGTCATGGACTCGGCATTTCTGTACATGAATTCCCATCTGTTACAGGTGCAAATGAAATGACTATGGAGGAAGGCATGGTCTTCACAATTGAGCCAGGTATCTATAAATCTGATGTGACAGGCGTCCGTATTGAGGATGATGTAGTAGTAACTAAAGACGGAGTAGAAGTACTAACAAAATTCCCGAAAGATTTAATTGTACTGTAA